The DNA region CCGCGGCTGGTCGCATCTGTGCCTGATCGCCGAGGGGCAGACCTGGTATCGCGACCCCGGTGTCTGGGGCTACTTCGACCGTTTGGTCGACGATGCCTTCTTCGAGGATTTCGACAAGGTCCTGTTCTATGGTGCGGGGCCCGCCGGTTATGCCGCGGCGTCCTATTCGGTTGCCGCCCCAGGCGCGAGCCTTTTGCTGATGGCGCCCCGCGCCACCCAGGACCCCGCCTTCGCCGGCTGGGACAGGCGTGACCCTGCGGCGCGGCGGCTCGATTTCACCTCGCGCTATGGCTACGCCCCCGCAATGGCCGAAGGCGCGGCCGAGGTCATCGTGATCTACGACCCGTCCGAACCGCTGGACGCGATGCACGCCGCCCTGTTCCGCGCGCCCTATGCCACGCTCTTGCGCACGCCCGCGCTTGGCCCGGCGCCGGAACGCATGTTCGACAGCATGGGGCTAACGGCAAGGCTGATCGAGGCGGCGATGGCGGGAGGGCTCACACGCTCCAGCTTTGCCCGACTATGGCGGCTCAGGCGCAATTCTGGCGTCTATGCCCGGCTCTTGATGGACAAGCTGGCCGCCGGCGGCAACACGGCGCGAGAGTTGCGCGCGACACGATGGGTCGCCAGCCACTTCAAATCCGCCGGCTTCCAGAAACGGCTTGCCGCGCTGGAGGCGCGGCTCACCCCACCGTCCTGATCTTCAGCGCGACCGCCCGTCGTAATGGTGGGCGGTCTTGGCGATCTCGCGCGGCTCCACACCGTCCAGGCAGTTGATGTTCACCGCCACCATGGGGGTGCCGTCCGGCATCGCACCCCAGGCAAAGCTCTCGATCCCGCAGGTCTTGCAGAACTGGTGACGGATGGTGCCCGTGTTGAAGAGATACTCCGTCAGGCTATCCCCGCCCTGGTCCAGATGAAACGAGGCCCGCGGCGTGAAGGCCAGCACCGAGCCCAGGCGCTGGCAGCGCGAGCAGTTGCAGGTGACTGGGTTGTCCAGGCTCACCTCGGCATGAAACCGCACTGCCCCGCATTGGCATCCGCCCGT from Neotabrizicola shimadae includes:
- a CDS encoding GFA family protein; amino-acid sequence: MEYTGGCQCGAVRFHAEVSLDNPVTCNCSRCQRLGSVLAFTPRASFHLDQGGDSLTEYLFNTGTIRHQFCKTCGIESFAWGAMPDGTPMVAVNINCLDGVEPREIAKTAHHYDGRSR